The Methanoregula boonei 6A8 genome has a window encoding:
- a CDS encoding NUDIX hydrolase, translating into MEIFRGGKLWIEKKKIQLPNGVEKDAVIVHPKGAVAILPVTETGYLLLRQYRYAVGQYIWEAPAGTMEDGEDPIETARRELIEEAGVAAGNLIPRGFIYTTPGFTDEKIWLFEARDLTPSDEFQKDADEVIEVMDVTRDNTDAMVTDGTICDAKTICLLHQCGEG; encoded by the coding sequence ATGGAGATCTTTCGGGGCGGAAAACTCTGGATAGAGAAGAAGAAAATTCAGTTACCAAACGGTGTGGAAAAGGACGCGGTGATCGTGCACCCGAAGGGTGCAGTTGCGATCCTGCCGGTGACAGAGACCGGGTACCTGCTCTTGCGCCAGTACCGGTATGCGGTCGGGCAGTATATTTGGGAGGCGCCCGCCGGGACAATGGAGGATGGCGAGGACCCGATAGAGACCGCCCGGCGCGAGCTTATCGAGGAGGCGGGAGTGGCAGCAGGAAATCTCATTCCCCGCGGTTTCATTTACACCACGCCCGGATTCACAGATGAAAAGATCTGGCTCTTTGAGGCCCGGGATCTTACCCCGTCTGATGAATTCCAGAAAGACGCGGACGAAGTGATTGAAGTTATGGATGTCACCAGGGATAACACAGACGCGATGGTTACCGATGGCACCATCTGCGATGCAAAGACGATCTGCCTGCTCCACCAGTGCGGGGAGGGATAG
- a CDS encoding 6-carboxytetrahydropterin synthase, translating into MITPMKVGIYKEVQIDTSHRLLHYNGKCANLHGHRWKIEVWMEGEPDPATQIVIDYSVIKKIVEKYDHQIILNKDDPMVPRIAEFHPVITTPGDPTSELIASIIRDDLDSACRDMGLRAKVTKIRVWESPTSCAEIS; encoded by the coding sequence ATGATCACCCCAATGAAAGTCGGGATCTATAAAGAGGTGCAGATCGACACCAGCCACCGTCTTCTCCATTATAACGGGAAGTGCGCGAACCTCCACGGGCACCGGTGGAAGATCGAGGTCTGGATGGAAGGTGAACCGGATCCGGCAACACAGATCGTGATCGATTACAGCGTCATAAAGAAGATAGTGGAGAAGTACGACCACCAGATCATTCTCAATAAGGACGATCCGATGGTCCCCCGGATTGCAGAGTTCCACCCGGTCATTACGACACCCGGCGATCCGACAAGCGAACTGATCGCGTCCATTATCCGGGACGATCTCGATAGCGCCTGCCGCGATATGGGGCTCCGCGCGAAAGTAACAAAGATCCGGGTATGGGAATCCCCGACATCCTGTGCCGAGATTTCATAA
- a CDS encoding 7-carboxy-7-deazaguanine synthase QueE: MKIAEIFKSLQGEGVRQGTPCIFIRLAGCNLACRWCDTQYARSGGTETSCDKILEEIWKENPRSVCITGGEPLLQTDVLLPLLASLHKRGITIDIETNGTIDFSPVQPFAAVCMDVKCPSSGERSDLSLLARIRPTDSVKFVVGDLADCRYAQEVLARHAIAGECFLSPVYGTDCDTIVRFILDNNLPVRFQLQLHKILGVK, from the coding sequence ATGAAGATTGCCGAGATTTTTAAAAGTCTCCAGGGAGAAGGCGTGCGGCAGGGGACGCCCTGCATCTTTATCCGGCTCGCCGGCTGCAACCTTGCCTGCCGCTGGTGTGACACGCAGTATGCGCGGTCCGGGGGGACCGAGACTTCCTGCGACAAGATCCTCGAAGAAATCTGGAAGGAAAACCCGCGCTCGGTCTGCATTACGGGCGGTGAGCCTCTCCTCCAGACTGATGTACTCCTCCCCCTTCTTGCCTCGCTCCACAAGCGCGGGATTACGATCGACATCGAGACAAACGGCACGATCGATTTTTCTCCCGTTCAGCCGTTCGCCGCGGTCTGCATGGATGTGAAATGCCCATCATCCGGTGAGAGAAGCGACCTTTCCCTGCTTGCCAGGATCCGCCCGACCGACAGCGTAAAATTCGTGGTGGGGGATCTCGCTGACTGCCGGTATGCACAGGAAGTCCTCGCACGCCATGCGATCGCGGGGGAGTGCTTCCTCTCACCGGTCTACGGTACTGACTGCGACACAATTGTCCGGTTCATCCTGGACAACAACCTGCCGGTCCGGTTCCAGCTCCAGCTCCACAAGATCCTCGGAGTGAAATGA
- a CDS encoding 30S ribosomal protein S7, protein MAEAEVKAQPEGDAAPQSKALLFNKWDVSEVKVTDPSLVRYVNLTPQIIPHSCGKFSRQEFNKANMMIVERLINRLMQTENNTGKKQLAIGIVRDAFELINKKTKRNPIEVLVEAIGNTGPREETVRLKYGGINVPKSVDTAPLRRVDSAIGFIAEAVWKSSRKSKKPASAILADELIAASKGDAKCYSVGKKEEKERIAKSAR, encoded by the coding sequence ATGGCAGAAGCAGAAGTAAAGGCCCAGCCTGAAGGCGATGCAGCCCCCCAGAGCAAGGCATTGCTCTTTAACAAGTGGGATGTATCCGAGGTCAAGGTGACCGATCCGAGCCTCGTCCGGTATGTAAATCTCACCCCCCAGATCATCCCCCACTCCTGCGGCAAGTTCTCACGGCAGGAGTTCAATAAGGCCAATATGATGATTGTCGAACGGCTGATCAACCGCCTGATGCAGACCGAGAATAATACCGGCAAGAAACAGCTGGCAATAGGGATCGTGCGGGATGCATTCGAGCTCATCAACAAGAAGACCAAGAGGAACCCCATCGAGGTGCTTGTCGAGGCAATCGGCAACACCGGTCCCCGGGAAGAGACCGTCCGTCTGAAGTACGGCGGTATCAACGTCCCAAAATCGGTCGATACCGCACCCCTGCGGCGTGTTGATTCGGCTATCGGCTTCATTGCAGAGGCAGTCTGGAAATCCTCGCGCAAGAGCAAGAAGCCGGCAAGCGCGATCCTTGCCGATGAACTCATCGCCGCCTCAAAGGGCGACGCAAAGTGTTACTCGGTCGGGAAAAAGGAAGAAAAGGAGCGGATCGCAAAATCCGCCCGGTAA
- the prf1 gene encoding peptide chain release factor aRF-1, which yields MTEPVEMDEARRRYEFKKTLEKLEAQEGDGTELITLYIPPDKQIYDVTGQLKDEFGQCANIKSKQTRTNVQSAISSILSRLKYYKRPPEKGMAVFCGTVKLYGDRTDLQCTVIEPPEPLNLYMYRCSSNFELEPLKQMLEEKFVYGLLVLDRREAYWGFLRGNRIEPIGGSTSTVPGKMRKGGQSAARFGRLREIAINEFYTKVGERSSAIFLAEKDYFTRFKGLLIGGPSPTKEEFEAGNFLHHEVQKRILGLFDVAYTNEDGLPELVDAAKDVLSGMAVVKEKAFMDRFLKELVKDNGLAAYGEESIRKNLEVGAVDRLLLSSNLRKSRLKIKCQNCDHTEERTVNMPLGKTIRDIELGSCPKCTAPLVLEEEIDIIDELAKLADLSSAKVELISDDFEEGSILYSAFGGIAALLRYRTGY from the coding sequence ATGACAGAACCCGTAGAGATGGACGAGGCGCGCAGGCGCTACGAGTTCAAAAAGACGCTCGAAAAACTGGAGGCTCAGGAAGGGGACGGGACGGAGCTTATCACACTCTACATCCCCCCGGATAAACAGATCTATGATGTGACAGGCCAGCTCAAGGATGAGTTTGGCCAGTGCGCAAACATCAAGAGCAAGCAGACGAGAACGAACGTCCAGAGCGCTATCTCCTCGATCCTCTCCCGGCTCAAGTACTACAAGCGCCCTCCCGAGAAAGGCATGGCGGTCTTCTGCGGCACGGTCAAACTCTACGGGGACCGTACCGATCTCCAGTGCACGGTTATCGAACCTCCCGAACCGCTCAATCTCTACATGTACCGCTGCAGCTCGAACTTCGAGCTCGAGCCCCTCAAGCAGATGCTTGAGGAAAAGTTCGTGTACGGCCTTCTCGTGCTCGACCGGCGCGAAGCATACTGGGGATTTTTGCGCGGCAACCGGATCGAGCCGATTGGTGGCTCGACCTCCACGGTTCCCGGCAAGATGCGCAAAGGCGGCCAGTCTGCAGCCCGTTTCGGCCGGCTCCGTGAGATCGCGATTAACGAGTTCTACACCAAAGTTGGGGAACGATCGAGTGCGATCTTTCTGGCCGAAAAGGACTACTTTACCCGGTTCAAGGGGCTTCTTATAGGTGGCCCGAGCCCGACAAAGGAAGAGTTCGAGGCGGGAAACTTCCTCCACCACGAGGTACAGAAACGGATCCTCGGCCTCTTTGACGTTGCCTATACAAACGAGGACGGCCTGCCCGAACTTGTCGATGCGGCAAAGGACGTCCTCTCGGGAATGGCAGTTGTCAAGGAGAAGGCATTCATGGACCGGTTCTTAAAAGAACTGGTCAAGGATAACGGCCTTGCTGCGTACGGTGAGGAGAGCATCCGGAAGAATCTCGAGGTCGGTGCGGTGGACAGACTCCTCCTCTCCTCAAACCTGCGAAAGTCCCGGCTTAAGATAAAATGCCAGAACTGCGACCATACCGAAGAGCGGACCGTGAACATGCCGCTGGGAAAGACCATCCGGGACATCGAACTCGGATCCTGCCCGAAGTGTACGGCACCTCTCGTGCTTGAAGAGGAGATCGATATTATTGACGAACTTGCCAAACTCGCTGACCTCTCCAGCGCAAAAGTGGAGCTGATCTCGGACGATTTCGAAGAGGGTTCGATCCTCTACTCGGCATTCGGCGGGATAGCTGCTCTTCTCCGGTACAGGACGGGATACTGA
- a CDS encoding alpha/beta hydrolase, producing the protein MRTLLIAAGLACLVVLAACAGCMSSTTPQPTYTVDNNGVLSVTCAPVTTNETVLFSNETYTESKIILHTQTGDVTTYLSYPEDPKAVLLYLPGAGEKISGHAGRMVQYAADGYAFMFLDYRGRGGETTGYPFNPNTDYALFENKEWPEYYQTICDISSAQALLSSRFNVPVYAMGGSNGGRYAAVAAGVDKNFAGYIGISTADWGLKDQVLSQGGSGDILRFAESLEPSTYLPTISPRPVWMYHNATDPIIPFADGQALYATANKPKNFTEFNGDHGINPDVDNRLMALLAQIYGTQA; encoded by the coding sequence GTGCGCACACTCCTGATCGCAGCGGGCCTTGCCTGCCTTGTCGTGCTTGCAGCCTGTGCCGGGTGCATGAGCTCAACAACCCCTCAACCCACATACACTGTGGATAACAATGGCGTCCTCTCAGTCACCTGCGCACCGGTCACCACCAACGAGACCGTCCTTTTTTCAAACGAGACCTACACCGAATCAAAGATCATTCTCCACACTCAGACCGGCGATGTGACCACCTACCTGAGCTACCCCGAAGATCCCAAGGCAGTTCTGCTGTATCTACCGGGAGCAGGGGAGAAGATTTCCGGTCACGCAGGGCGGATGGTCCAGTACGCAGCGGACGGTTATGCCTTCATGTTCCTCGATTACCGCGGCCGTGGCGGGGAAACAACCGGGTACCCCTTCAACCCCAACACGGATTACGCGCTCTTTGAGAACAAGGAATGGCCCGAGTACTACCAGACCATCTGCGACATCTCATCGGCCCAGGCCCTGCTCTCATCCCGGTTCAATGTCCCGGTCTATGCAATGGGGGGCAGTAACGGCGGCCGGTATGCAGCGGTAGCAGCAGGGGTTGATAAGAACTTTGCCGGGTATATCGGTATTTCCACCGCAGACTGGGGATTGAAGGATCAGGTACTCTCACAGGGAGGGTCGGGAGATATCCTCCGGTTTGCCGAATCGCTGGAGCCCAGTACGTACCTCCCCACAATCTCGCCGCGCCCGGTCTGGATGTACCACAATGCAACCGACCCGATTATCCCGTTCGCAGATGGGCAGGCTCTGTACGCAACCGCAAACAAGCCCAAGAACTTCACCGAATTTAACGGGGACCATGGGATCAACCCGGATGTAGACAACCGGCTTATGGCCCTCTTGGCGCAAATTTATGGCACGCAAGCGTGA
- a CDS encoding 30S ribosomal protein S12, with protein sequence MGQGKFAARKLVRDSKKFRWSDKNYARRELNLDVKSDPLEGAPQARGIVLEKVGVEAKQPNSAIRKCVRVQLIKNGRQVTAFAVGDGAINFIDEHDEVEIEGIGGRLGRSMGDIPGVRYVVTSVNNVCLHEMVIGRKEKPRR encoded by the coding sequence ATGGGACAGGGTAAATTTGCAGCCAGAAAACTGGTTCGGGACTCAAAAAAATTCCGGTGGAGTGACAAGAATTACGCCCGCCGTGAACTCAACCTCGATGTTAAGTCGGATCCGCTGGAAGGCGCTCCGCAGGCGAGGGGTATCGTGCTCGAGAAAGTCGGTGTCGAGGCCAAACAGCCCAACTCCGCGATCCGGAAATGCGTGCGCGTCCAGCTGATTAAGAACGGCCGGCAGGTCACCGCATTTGCGGTCGGTGACGGTGCTATTAACTTTATCGACGAGCACGACGAAGTCGAGATCGAAGGCATTGGCGGCCGTCTGGGTCGGTCCATGGGAGATATCCCGGGTGTCCGGTACGTCGTGACCAGTGTCAACAACGTCTGCCTCCACGAGATGGTCATCGGCAGGAAGGAGAAACCGCGCAGGTGA
- a CDS encoding ion transporter → MGEVPVSELIDLKDPGYEIFIIFVSVLSVINLFVTLIPGLNPQAVGVVQITNFFLTIIFLADFVFRLLSAGSKKHYFFFDWGWADLLASVPFLRILRLFRIVKAYHLLKKYGVKNISAQIARHRAESVLYIVIFCVILVIECGGILILIAESPAPNANIKTASDAMWWVYVTITTVGYGDRYPVTSAGRLVGVLVMTTGVGLFGTLAGFIAHKLVAPAVNAAPEETKAPDPTNQDAQKEQARQNAEILDRLDRIEQELKKQSR, encoded by the coding sequence ATGGGGGAAGTTCCGGTATCAGAGCTCATTGATCTCAAAGATCCCGGATACGAGATCTTCATCATCTTTGTCTCGGTGCTCTCGGTTATCAACCTCTTTGTCACCCTGATCCCCGGCCTGAACCCCCAGGCCGTTGGCGTTGTCCAGATCACCAACTTCTTCCTGACCATCATCTTCCTTGCAGACTTCGTGTTCCGCCTCCTGTCTGCCGGGTCAAAAAAACATTATTTCTTCTTTGACTGGGGATGGGCCGACCTTCTTGCAAGTGTCCCCTTCCTGCGGATCCTGCGCCTGTTTCGGATCGTCAAGGCGTATCATCTGCTCAAAAAATACGGGGTAAAAAACATCTCTGCCCAGATTGCCCGGCACCGGGCCGAAAGCGTACTTTACATCGTCATCTTCTGTGTAATCCTTGTGATAGAATGCGGTGGAATCCTTATCCTGATTGCCGAGAGCCCGGCGCCAAACGCAAACATAAAGACAGCTTCAGATGCGATGTGGTGGGTGTACGTCACCATCACCACCGTGGGGTATGGTGACCGGTACCCGGTAACCTCTGCAGGAAGGCTGGTTGGTGTCCTGGTCATGACCACGGGAGTGGGGCTTTTTGGCACTCTCGCTGGTTTCATCGCTCACAAGCTCGTAGCGCCGGCAGTGAATGCGGCACCGGAGGAGACAAAGGCGCCGGATCCCACAAATCAGGATGCCCAAAAGGAACAGGCCCGGCAGAATGCGGAGATCCTGGACCGCCTAGACCGGATCGAGCAGGAACTCAAAAAACAGTCACGATAG
- a CDS encoding elongation factor EF-2 has translation MSRGKKTVERVVELMKDPKHIRNIGIVAHIDHGKTTLSDNLLAGAGIISEELAGKQLFMDSDAEEQARGITIDASNVSMVHEVEGQDYLINMIDTPGHVDFGGDVTRAMRAVDGAVVLVDAVEGTMPQTETVLRQALKEQVRPVLFINKVDRLVNELKVDETEMQIRLGKVIDKVNKLIKGMNEDLYNNGWKLDASKGTVAFGSALYNWAVSVPYMKKGGVSFKDVFEKCRAGDMKYLAKNSPLYEVVLDMVVHHLPNPLEAQPRRVNVIWHGDHSTKEGKAMLACDPNGPATMMVTDISFDPHAGEVATGRLFSGTLRRGDGLYVMGSAKKENRLQQVGIFMGPKRVEVEEIVAGNIAAVTGLKDAIVGSTVTSLMEMSPFESLKHYSEPVMTVAVEAKNMKDLPKLVEVLRQVAKEDPTLGIAINEETGEHLISGMGELHLEIVTGRIKRDKGVEIVTSEPIVVYRETVTGKVEDVEGKSPNRHNRFYFTLEPLPEEIVNLIKAGEITMNQQAIERRDVLLKAGMDKDEAKNVKHIKGTNMLIDMTKGIQYLNETMELIIEGINEALAGGPLADEPVQNLKMTLTDVKLHEDAIHRGPAQVIPAVRGAIKGGMLIAGDSLLEPVQKIQISVPMDQMGAATSQIQGRRGQVFDMQSEGDTITVVGKAPVAELFGFAGDIRSATEGRAMWNTEFAGFELVPNNLVKDVVVAIRKRKGLKEQMPTPSDYLSV, from the coding sequence ATGTCACGCGGCAAAAAAACGGTAGAGCGCGTAGTCGAGCTCATGAAGGACCCCAAGCACATCAGAAATATCGGGATCGTGGCACACATCGACCACGGCAAAACCACCCTGTCCGATAACCTGCTTGCGGGCGCCGGTATTATCTCTGAGGAACTTGCGGGTAAACAGCTCTTTATGGATTCGGATGCAGAAGAGCAGGCCCGGGGTATTACTATCGATGCAAGTAACGTATCGATGGTCCACGAGGTCGAGGGCCAGGATTATCTCATCAACATGATTGATACGCCGGGCCACGTTGACTTCGGTGGCGATGTTACGCGTGCAATGCGTGCAGTCGACGGCGCAGTTGTCCTTGTCGATGCGGTCGAAGGCACGATGCCCCAGACCGAGACCGTGCTCCGGCAGGCATTAAAGGAGCAGGTCCGCCCGGTCCTCTTCATAAATAAGGTCGACCGGCTGGTTAACGAGCTCAAGGTCGATGAGACCGAGATGCAGATCCGGCTTGGGAAAGTGATTGACAAGGTCAACAAGCTCATCAAGGGCATGAACGAAGACCTGTACAACAACGGCTGGAAACTCGATGCCTCGAAAGGAACGGTCGCCTTTGGGTCCGCGCTTTATAACTGGGCAGTCTCTGTGCCCTACATGAAAAAGGGCGGAGTCTCCTTTAAAGATGTCTTCGAGAAGTGCCGGGCCGGCGATATGAAGTACCTCGCCAAGAACAGCCCTCTCTACGAGGTCGTGCTTGACATGGTCGTGCACCACCTGCCAAACCCGCTCGAGGCCCAGCCCCGGCGTGTGAACGTCATCTGGCATGGAGACCACTCCACCAAGGAAGGCAAGGCCATGCTCGCCTGCGACCCGAACGGGCCGGCAACGATGATGGTTACCGATATCTCCTTTGACCCGCATGCGGGCGAAGTGGCAACCGGCCGTCTCTTCTCCGGTACGCTCCGGCGCGGTGACGGGCTCTATGTGATGGGTTCCGCAAAAAAGGAGAACCGTCTCCAGCAGGTCGGTATCTTCATGGGCCCGAAGCGTGTCGAAGTCGAGGAGATTGTCGCAGGAAACATTGCGGCAGTCACGGGCCTGAAAGACGCGATTGTCGGTTCGACCGTCACCTCCCTCATGGAGATGTCGCCGTTTGAGTCGCTCAAGCACTACAGTGAACCGGTCATGACCGTTGCCGTCGAGGCAAAGAACATGAAGGATCTGCCAAAGCTCGTTGAAGTGCTCAGGCAGGTTGCAAAAGAAGATCCGACGCTCGGTATTGCCATCAACGAAGAGACCGGCGAGCACCTGATCTCCGGTATGGGCGAACTGCACCTTGAGATCGTTACCGGCCGTATCAAGCGCGACAAGGGTGTCGAGATCGTCACCTCCGAACCGATCGTGGTGTACCGTGAAACCGTTACCGGTAAGGTAGAAGATGTCGAAGGCAAGTCCCCGAACCGGCACAACCGGTTCTACTTCACCCTCGAGCCCCTGCCCGAAGAGATCGTGAACCTGATTAAAGCCGGCGAAATCACGATGAACCAGCAGGCCATCGAACGCCGTGACGTGCTCTTAAAGGCAGGTATGGACAAGGACGAGGCCAAAAACGTCAAGCATATCAAGGGCACGAACATGCTCATCGATATGACCAAGGGTATCCAGTACCTCAACGAAACGATGGAACTCATCATCGAAGGTATCAATGAGGCCCTTGCCGGTGGCCCGCTCGCTGACGAGCCGGTCCAGAACCTCAAGATGACCTTGACCGATGTCAAGCTCCACGAGGATGCCATCCACCGTGGCCCGGCGCAGGTCATCCCCGCAGTCCGTGGCGCAATCAAGGGCGGCATGCTGATCGCCGGCGACTCGCTCCTCGAGCCGGTCCAGAAGATCCAGATCTCGGTCCCGATGGACCAGATGGGTGCTGCTACCTCCCAGATTCAGGGACGGCGCGGTCAGGTCTTTGATATGCAGAGTGAAGGCGACACGATCACGGTAGTCGGGAAAGCCCCGGTTGCCGAGCTCTTCGGGTTTGCAGGTGACATCCGGTCCGCCACCGAAGGCCGTGCCATGTGGAACACCGAGTTTGCCGGCTTTGAACTCGTGCCAAACAACCTCGTTAAAGACGTAGTTGTGGCAATCCGCAAGAGAAAAGGCCTCAAGGAACAGATGCCGACTCCGTCGGACTACCTGTCCGTATAA
- a CDS encoding M20/M25/M40 family metallo-hydrolase, with product MEQAEYPQLPGVNSIFDQFSSNDIPAKTRALMPGIVTDLEKLIRYPSVAFPGYPEEPVRAMADATAAILREYRLDNAQLIDVPGGYPAVYGEIPAPHGMPTVLMYAHYDVQPAKKEDGWTTDPWNPQEINGRLFGRGSADDKSGIMLIAASLRVFDGKPPVGVKVLIEGEEETSSHIEALIASRPDLFSCDAFIIEDNGNLTAGEPALTTSLRGEVSCIIEVSTLDHPVHSGMFGGAAPDALVALIRILATLHDARGDVAVPGLRPDPPGNGDYPEADYRDSAGVLNGVDLIGTGTIGDRLWTRPSLTVIGIDAPSIKASANILIPRASAKISLRIAPGADAGHELSALMEHLRSVAPWNARVTVQEVSRSPGFACPTDGPGYAAARAALAEAFNRPVLEKGTGGSIPLLRTLQVAVPRAEFILWGPEDAAGSRIHGTNESVDLHDLELTIVAQALFLTLLGKSRAG from the coding sequence GTGGAACAGGCAGAGTACCCGCAATTACCCGGGGTGAATTCCATATTTGACCAGTTCTCATCCAACGATATTCCGGCAAAGACCCGGGCTCTGATGCCCGGCATTGTAACCGATCTCGAAAAACTCATCCGGTATCCCTCTGTTGCCTTTCCGGGCTATCCGGAAGAGCCGGTCCGTGCAATGGCGGATGCAACCGCAGCCATACTCAGGGAGTACAGGCTGGATAATGCCCAGCTCATCGATGTCCCGGGGGGTTATCCTGCCGTGTACGGCGAGATCCCGGCCCCGCACGGGATGCCAACGGTCCTGATGTACGCCCACTACGATGTCCAGCCGGCAAAAAAGGAAGACGGGTGGACAACCGATCCCTGGAACCCGCAGGAGATAAACGGGCGCCTTTTCGGGCGCGGCTCAGCGGACGACAAATCAGGTATCATGCTCATTGCAGCATCCCTGCGAGTCTTTGATGGCAAACCCCCGGTGGGGGTAAAGGTCTTAATCGAGGGTGAGGAGGAAACCTCCAGCCATATCGAGGCGCTCATTGCCTCCCGCCCGGACCTCTTTTCGTGCGACGCGTTTATTATCGAGGACAACGGCAACCTCACTGCGGGCGAACCGGCGCTTACCACCTCCCTGCGGGGAGAGGTCTCCTGCATCATCGAAGTCTCGACCCTCGATCACCCGGTGCACTCGGGCATGTTTGGCGGAGCCGCGCCCGATGCACTGGTGGCGCTGATCCGGATCCTTGCTACACTGCACGATGCCCGGGGCGATGTTGCGGTGCCGGGGCTCCGGCCGGACCCACCCGGGAACGGTGATTACCCGGAGGCAGATTACCGGGATAGTGCGGGAGTGCTCAACGGAGTGGATCTGATCGGCACCGGCACGATCGGCGACCGGCTCTGGACCCGGCCGTCCCTGACCGTGATCGGGATCGATGCACCTTCGATAAAAGCGTCTGCAAATATCCTGATTCCCCGGGCTTCCGCAAAGATCAGCTTGCGCATTGCCCCGGGTGCAGATGCGGGGCACGAACTATCCGCTCTGATGGAGCATCTCCGTTCGGTTGCGCCATGGAATGCCCGGGTAACTGTGCAGGAAGTAAGCCGATCCCCGGGATTTGCCTGTCCGACCGATGGCCCCGGGTATGCCGCAGCCCGGGCTGCGCTCGCAGAGGCCTTTAACCGGCCGGTCCTTGAGAAAGGGACCGGGGGATCAATTCCCCTGCTCCGCACACTCCAAGTGGCCGTCCCCCGGGCAGAATTTATCCTCTGGGGCCCCGAGGATGCGGCCGGTTCACGGATCCACGGAACCAACGAGAGCGTGGATCTCCACGATCTGGAACTGACGATCGTGGCGCAGGCCCTGTTCCTTACGCTGTTGGGAAAAAGCCGGGCCGGTTAA